The following proteins are co-located in the Styela clava chromosome 15, kaStyClav1.hap1.2, whole genome shotgun sequence genome:
- the LOC120334357 gene encoding uncharacterized protein LOC120334357: MISYRHPYQALWNAQLTPFVRYNYAGIADLEEITTRKRKFSSDEGSDLVKSKYVNPRTEVAKIFEVPKQSKPVVKVDTDKRKKKITLFTIDSILGHSTGESPRKKRKLQLTHPTNRKDDSIDSGFSSSGENEESVVVSTNDDSGICIKDSNEQQKLPVNSKSAQPQLHRPKIENIRPASESLNHMYMPINGVHYFYQGFNRFRQQNSIPKHQHAMSYAPIQAIAFVDQEIRPNSTTSRSQKTEKTKRTRTTFTQKQLERLEIEFSNHQYIVGIERRELARKLRLTDAQVKVWFQNRRIRYRNEKKREPEEETKKLDILKREAFGEP; encoded by the coding sequence ATGATTTCCTACCGTCATCCTTACCAAGCTCTATGGAATGCTCAATTAACGCCATTCGTTCGTTATAATTACGCTGGCATTGCAGATTTGGAAGAAAttacaacaagaaaaagaaagtTTTCATCAGACGAAGGATCAGATCTCGTGAAATCCAAATATGTGAATCCGAGGACTGAAGTTGCCAAAATTTTTGAAGTTCCAAAGCAGTCAAAGCCAGTCGTTAAGGtggacactgacaaaagaaagaagaaaattactttatttaccATAGACTCAATACTTGGACACTCGACCGGGGAAAGCCCAAGAAAAAAGAGAAAACTTCAACTTACACATCCAACAAATAGAAAAGATGATTCAATTGATTCGGGTTTTTCGTCATCTGGAGAAAATGAAGAATCGGTTGTTGTTAGTACAAATGACGACAGCGGAATTTGTATAAAAGATTCCAATGAACAACAAAAACTACCAGTCAATTCTAAGTCTGCTCAACCACAGTTACACCGACCCAAAATAGAAAACATACGACCGGCCTCGGAAAGCTTAAATCACATGTATATGCCTATCAATGGTGTACATTATTTTTATCAAGGCTTCAACAGATTTAGGCAACAAAACTCGATTCCTAAACATCAACATGCTATGTCATATGCACCGATTCAAGCAATAGCTTTCGTTGACCAAGAAATCCGACCAAACTCAACAACTTCAAGATctcaaaaaacagaaaagaCTAAAAGGACAAGAACTACATTTACTCAAAAACAATTGGAACGTTTGGAAATTGAGTTCAGCAATCATCAATACATTGTTGGCATTGAAAGACGAGAACTTGCTAGAAAGCTCAGACTGACAGATGCGCAAGTTAAAGTTTGGTTTCAAAATAGAAGAATTAGGTATAGGAATGAGAAGAAGCGCGAACCCGAAGAAGAAACCAAAAAACTCGATATCCTCAAACGTGAAGCGTTTGGAGAACCTTAA